From a region of the Lactuca sativa cultivar Salinas chromosome 4, Lsat_Salinas_v11, whole genome shotgun sequence genome:
- the LOC111891387 gene encoding pentatricopeptide repeat-containing protein At1g08070, chloroplastic, which yields MARKIHKLRKVPNSYLWNNSTCGLFGDGVLRVLTRSTFAAIRYFVSCTSKEDSYELNKMLTQCDGSIRSINKMHAKIIIGGYEQNVFVGSKLIAIYSGLGQLYMKDARKVFDRLSERDVFLWNMMIQTYANSDMSPEALDVYKKMREQDMLLDKYTFTFVLKASGITKDEKTGCVLHGHVIKCGFYFNLFVGNALVAFYAKCEMIEPCMKVFDEMPQRDLVTWNTAISSCANNDRIAKALDLFRTLLHEQSLSLPDHATLVSILPACAQAAEIQLGFWIHCYTIKTGLNKDAMVGSGMIAMYANSGHLDYARQVFDEMPERNIMVWNAMMRGYGMHGNVEETLNLFSNFLKDGFTPDGIVFLCLLSTCSHVGLIAKGREIFKQMEDYNVERGQEHYACMVDLFGRAGLVMEAVELIKSMPMGPGKSVYGALLGACRMHNYIELGEVVAEKLFLLDPMSGGRYVTLAKLYGGVGRLKEAAAVRKMMVKSNIKKPFGYSSVKVDSVVHTFGAEDENHVRRIEIFDTLVGLDKVMTEEN from the coding sequence ATGGCGAGGAAGATACATAAGTTAAGAAAGGTGCCAAACTCTTATTTATGGAATAATTCCACTTGTGGGTTGTTCGGCGATGGTGTTCTTAGAGTCTTAACAAGATCAACTTTTGCAGCCATCAGATACTTCGTATCATGCACGTCAAAAGAAGATTCATACGAGCTGAACAAAATGTTAACACAATGTGACGGTAGTATTAGATCTATCAATAAAATGCATGCTAAGATCATCATTGGAGGCTATGAGCAAAATGTTTTTGTTGGGTCTAAGCTTATTGCCATCTATTCTGGATTGGGTCAATTATACATGAAAGATGCAAGGAAAGTGTTCGATCGTTTGTCTGAAAGAGATGTTTTCTTGTGGAACATGATGATTCAAACATATGCAAATTCAGATATGTCTCCGGAAGCATTAGACGTGTATAAAAAGATGCGTGAACAAGATATGCTTCTTGATAAGTATACATTTACGTTCGTTCTTAAGGCGTCTGGCATCACAAAAGACGAGAAAACAGGTTGCGTCCTCCATGGACATGTAATAAAATGTGGATTTTACTTTAATTTGTTCGTTGGGAATGCTCTGGTTGCGTTTTATGCGAAGTGTGAAATGATCGAGCCGTGTATGaaggtgttcgatgaaatgccacAAAGGGATCTCGTTACTTGGAATACTGCCATTTCCAGTTGTGCTAACAATGATCGAATTGCAAAAGCTCTTGATCTTTTTCGTACATTACTACATGAACAGTCTCTTAGCTTACCAGATCATGCCACTCTCGTTAGCATCCTTCCCGCTTGTGCTCAAGCAGCAGAAATCCAATTAGGGTTCTGGATCCATTGTTACACCATTAAGACAGGTTTAAACAAAGATGCTATGGTTGGAAGTGGTATGATCGCTATGTATGCAAACAGTGGTCATTTAGACTATGCACgccaagtgtttgatgaaatgcccgAAAGAAACATCATGGTATGGAATGCCATGATGAGGGGTTACGGAATGCATGGCAACGTGGAAGAAACACTCAATCTTTTCTCAAACTTCTTGAAAGACGGTTTTACCCCCGACGGGATTGTGTTTCTCTGCTTGTTATCAACATGTAGTCACGTGGGATTAATCGCAAAAGGGCgtgaaattttcaaacaaatggaAGATTACAATGTGGAAAGAGGTCAAGAACATTACGCGTGTATGGTTGATTTGTTTGGGAGAGCGGGCTTGGTTATGGAGGCGGTTGAGTTGATTAAATCCATGCCAATGGGGCCCGGGAAGAGTGTGTATGGTGCCCTTCTTGGTGCTTGTAGGATGCATAATTATATTGAACTTGGTGAAGTTGTGGCGGAGAAGTTGTTTTTGTTGGATCCAATGAGTGGCGGCCGGTATGTGACTCTGGCAAAGCTATATGGCGGTGTTGGGCGGTTGAAGGAGGCTGCCGCCGTGAGGAAGATGATGGTGAAGAGTAATATCAAGAAACCGTTTGGGTATAGTTCGGTGAAGGTGGATAGTGTTGTTCATACGTTTGGGGCGGAAGATGAGAATCATGTAAGAAGAATCGAGATTTTTGATACACTTGTGGGTTTGGATAAAGTAATGACGGAAGAAAATTAA
- the LOC111891382 gene encoding phospholipase D delta, with translation MADDASDRIVYLHGDLQLNIIEARNLPNMDVFTGHIRRCVTFEACRNDNSSAATTDTKLRSGHRKIITSDPYVKVSVPQATVARTRVLKNSKNPKWDERFIIPLAHALAHLEFHVKDDDVFGADVLGSVKISAEKIATGETISGWFKMENSSKKNSELKLEMTFFPVEKNPLYQHGIAGDPAHKGVRNTYFPVRKGSQVTLYQDAHVTPDCKMPEIQLDGGKVYQHNSCWEDICYAVSEAHHMIYIVGWSVFHKIKLIREPTKPLPRGGDLTLGDLLKYKSEEGVRVLLLVWDDKTSHNKLFIKTTGVMGTHDEETRKFFKHSSVMCVLSPRYGSSKLSFFKQQVVGTAFTHHQKCVLVDTQASGNNRKITAFIGGLDLCDGRYDTPQHRLFHDLDTVFKDDVHQPTYPAGTKAPRQPWHDLHCKIDGPAAYDVLLNFEQRWKKATKWREFAFIAKKMAQWQDDALIKIERISWIISPKYPVPKHGDHTIVPEDEPLLHVSKEDHPDNWHVQIFRSIDSGSLKGFPKTVDVCEAQNLISAKSLVIDKSIQTAYIQAIRSAQHFIYIENQYFIGSSYAWPAYKDAGADNLIPMELALKIASKIRAGERFAVYVVIPMWPEGVPSSATVQEILYWQSQSMQTMYTIVAREIKAMQLDAHPQDYLNFYCLGKREELPPGMPQSSPDEKVSNSQTFKRFMIYVHAKGMIVDDEYVIMGSANINQRSLAGSKDTEIAMGSYQPHHTWAAKKRHPHGQVYGYRMSLWAEQLGVLEGCYEEPGSLESVKRVNEVAEDNWRRYVSDEFSELQGHLMMYPLKVDVDGNVGSLPECESFPDLGGKIIGAHSATLPDILTT, from the exons ATGGCGGATGATGCTTCGGACAGGATTGTTTACTTACACGGTGACCTGCAACTCAACATTATAGAAGCACGAAACTTACCTAACATGGATGTCTTCACCGGTCACATCCGCCGTTGCGTTACCTTTGAGGCCTGCCGGAACGACAATTCCTCCGCCGCAACCACTGACACGAAGTTGCGTTCTGGTCACCGGAAGATAATTACTAGTGATCCTTATGTCAAGGTTTCGGTGCCTCAAGCAACGGTGGCGCGTACGCGTGTGTTGAAGAACTCGAAAAACCCTAAATGGGACGAACGATTTATTATTCCGTTAGCCCACGCCCTTGCACACTTGGAGTTCCATGTGAAAGACGATGACGTGTTTGGTGCTGATGTGTTGGGAAGTGTTAAGATTTCGGCGGAGAAGATCGCCACCGGCGAGACTATTTCCGGTTGGTTCAAGATGGAGAATTCAAGTAAGAAAAACTCGGAACTCAAACTGGAAATGACATTTTTTCCGGTTGAGAAAAATCCGCTTTACCAGCATGGAATTGCCGGAGATCCGGCACATAAAGGCGTCAGAAACACTTACTTTCCGGTAAGGAAAGGTTCTCAGGTGACATTATACCAGGATGCTCACGTTACACCGGATTGTAAGATGCCTGAAATTCAATTAGACGGGGGTAAGGTTTATCAGCACAATTCGTGTTGGGAAGACATCTGTTATGCTGTATCGGAGGCTCACCACATGATATACATCGTCGGTTGGTCTGTTTTCCATAAAATTAAACTGATCAGAGAGCCTACCAAGCCACTACCAAGAGGAGGCGATTTGACACTCGGTGACTTGCTGAAGTATAAATCTGAAGAAGGGGTTCGTGTACTGTTGTTGGTCTGGGATGATAAAACTTCCCACAATAAGCTCTTCATAAAAACG ACTGGAGTGATGGGGACTCATGATGAAGAAACCAGGAAGTTCTTCAAGCATTCATCTGTCATGTGTGTGCTATCACCTCGTTATGGAAGCAGCAAACTTAGTTTTTTTAAGCAACAG GTTGTTGGAACTGCTTTTACACATCATCAAAAATGTGTACTTGTAGATACACAAGCATCTGGTAACAATAGAAAAATTACTGCATTTATAGGTGGTCTTGATCTCTGTGATGGGCGTTATGATACACCTCAGCATAGGCTATTTCATGATCTAGACACTGTTTTCAAGGATGATGTTCATCAGCCAACATATCCA GCAGGAACCAAAGCTCCAAGGCAACCATGGCATGATTTACACTGCAAGATTGATGGTCCTGCTGCATATGATGTGCTTTTGAACTTTGAGCAGAGATGGAAAAAGGCTACTAAGTGGAGAGAATTTGCATTTATTGCCAAGAAAATGGCCCAGTGGCAAGATGATGCATTGATAAAGATCGAGCGGATTTCATGGATTATTAGTCCTAAATATCCTGTTCCAAAACATGGAGATCACACCATTGTTCCTGAAGATGAACCATTGTTGCATGTTTCCAAGGAAGATCATCCAGATAACTGGCATGTTCAG ATTTTTCGGTCTATCGATTCTGGATCTTTGAAAGGATTTCCCAAAACTGTTGATGTTTGTGAAGCACAG AATCTTATTAGTGCAAAAAGTCTGGTGATTGACAAAAGTATTCAGACAGCATATATCCAAGCCATTCGCTCAGCTCAGCATTTCATTTATATTGAAAACCAGTATTTCATTGGATCATCATACGCATGGCCTGCATACAAAGATGCAG GAGCTGATAATCTGATTCCAATGGAATTGGCCTTAAAAATTGCAAGCAAGATTAGAGCAGGAGAGAGGTTTGCAGTTTATGTTGTCATACCAATGTGGCCTGAAGGCGTTCCATCATCCGCCACTGTCCAAGAAATTCTCTATTGGCAG AGCCAGTCAATGCAAACAATGTACACTATCGTAGCACGTGAAATCAAAGCTATGCAACTTGATGCACACCCTCAAGACTATCTAAATTTCTATTGCCTTGGAAAACGCGAAGAATTACCTCCAGGAATGCCTCAATCTTCCCCAGACGAGAAG GTCTCGAATTCACAAACATTCAAGCGCTTCATGATATATGTGCACGCAAAAGGAATGATAGTGGATGACGAATATGTCATAATGGGGTCCGCAAACATCAATCAAAGATCCTTAGCCGGATCAAAAGACACAGAAATTGCCATGGGTTCGTATCAACCCCACCACACTTGGGCGGCTAAAAAACGTCATCCACACGGACAG GTTTACGGGTATAGAATGTCGTTGTGGGCGGAGCAACTTGGGGTGCTTGAGGGGTGTTATGAGGAGCCGGGGAGTTTGGAGAGTGTGAAAAGGGTGAACGAGGTGGCGGAAGATAATTGGAGAAGATATGTGAGTGATGAGTTTTCAGAATTGCAAGGGCATCTGATGATGTATCCTTTGAAGGTTGATGTGGATGGGAATGTGGGGTCGTTGCCCGAGTGTGAAAGTTTCCCGGATCTTGGAGGGAAAATTATTGGAGCTCATTCGGCTACGCTTCCTGATATTTTGACTACGTGA